NNNNNNNNNNNNNNNNNNNNNNNNNNNNNNNNNNNNNNNNNNNNNNNNNNNNNNNNNNNNNNNNNNNNNNNNNNNNNNNNNNNNNNNNNNNNNNNNNNNNNNNNNNNNNNNNNNNNNNNNNNNNNNNNNNNNNNNNNNNNNNNNNNNNNNNNNNNNNNNNNNNNNNNNNNNNNNNNNNNNNNNNNNNNNNNNNNNNNNNNNNNNNNNNNNNNNNNNNNNNNNNNNNNNNNNNNNNNNNNNNNNNNNNNNNNNNNNNNNNNNNNNNNNNNNNNNNNNNNNNNNNNNNNNNNNNNNNNNNNNNNNNNNNNNNNNNNNNNNNNNNNNNNNNNNNNNNNNNNNNNNNNNNNNNNNNNNNNNNNNNNNNNNNNNNNNNNNNNNNNNNNNNNNNNNNNNNNNNNNNNNNNNNNNNNNNNNNNNNNNNNNNNNNNNNNNNNNNNNNNNNNNNNNNNNNNNNNNNNNNNNNNNNNNNNNNNNNNNNNNNNNNNNNNNNNNNNNNNNNNNNNNNNNNNNNNNNNNNNNNNNNNNNNNNNNNNNNNNNNNNNNNNNNNNNNNNNNNNNNNNNNNNNNNNNNNNNNNNNNNNNNNNNNNNNNNNNNNNNNNNNNNNNNNNNNNNNNNNNNNNNNNNNNNNNNNNNNNNNNNNNNNNNNNNNNNNNNTTAACGCCCCCCcccagaaaatgacagaaaagtagaggcagaataaaaggaaaggtggagagaaagagtgtgacaggaagaatggagaggaaggggaatggatgggatcAAATTATTAGCATGTACGAAATGTAAGATGATGAAATCTATTATTGTTTGCACTCCATacgtaataataaaaatctttaaaaataaaaaaataaaaaaaaccaatgacTATGTCTGGCATCATACATGTGTAGTATTATGGTCTAAGCTCCAAAGGGATTGGATAATATCTTGCCATTTGCAATCTACATGGCCTCTCTTGGGCTGGCTTTGGTCACCTCCTGTAGCTCTTCTTGGCCCATATTTCACATTTCAGGCACCTCCAATGTATGCTGGCGTCTCCACTGTAGCTTAGGCCTCATCCTAAGATCCTTAGATCTATGTATTGCCTTAGCTTCCTAAGCCTATTTTTAGAATTTCAATGGAAATTTCCATTTCAGTGGATCCTTATAACTTTTCCATTCTAcatgcctgaaaaaaaaatcttgtagaAGATCTCAAATCCTGCTTACTGCTCAGGCAATGTCTTGGCTCCCCTGGACTATCTGCATGACTTTTCCTGTGGACACACGGACAAACATCTATTCACTGCAATTAAGTGTCAACAACGGACCAAAGAAATGACTCCACACAAGTCTAACTTAGAAAAGCCAATTTGCTACTTGAGGATATCTTCTAGAGCATGGGTGATTCTCAGGCAGCATGTCACTGAAAAGCCAGTGTCAATGTGGTGACAATTCTTAAAAGCTGCATCCCTTGCTCACTGCCCAGACTGTAGATAGCTCCACCCAAGAGACTCTCTCTTCCCAGGTATTGTGTTTGGCCTATATAGGCTCAGAGATGTgtctcttcattctttgaagttcCCTGGGCTTCCTGAACTCCTTGCTCCAGGCAGGAGAGGATATTTCAACTTGAAGAAAATTGGTATATAATAGACCACAGTTGCAGAAGGTTCTAAGAATCTTGGCAACTAATCCTGTGAAAACTCTTGTCTCTATGAGTGGGGTGGCCCCACAGCACCAGTGGCTTTCTAATAAGTTTGAGGTATTTCATAGTGAATGAGTGATGGGCATAGTCTGGGCACTTCCCAAGAGACCCTTAGTGGGTTTTTCTAGTGCcaagttttcattctttttcatggTGCCAATCTTTTTAAACAGTGACTTTCTTAAACATGGCTTTACAGTGGTTTTTTCTGATCAAACTACAATGTTTTCAACTCTGGCtcccaattcaattttttgctcCCAATTGTATTTTGTTGTGGTGATGTGAGAAGCAACTAGCAAAAATAGCTTTGGCAGGCTGTATGCCTTGGGGGTTTGCCTTAGAGCTATAGAAATCATATTAACATATTATCTTGCAAATTAGCAACTTCATAAACTATCTGGAAATacccaaccacaaaaaaaaatcactgggatTAGTTTTTAGCTATAATGAACAAAATATGAAAGAatatagaactcaagaagaatggattgaagagatagctcaggggttaagagcactgactgctcttccagaggtcctgagttcaattcccagcaaccacatggtggctcacaaccatctgtaatggagtatgatgccctcttctggtgtgtctgaaggcagctacaagTGTACtcgtatatataaaataaataaatcctgaagaaaggaggaaagaagaaagaaaggaagggaggaaggaaggaaggaagaaagaaagaaagaaagaaagaaagaaagaaagaaagaaagaaagaccatatTTCTCCATCCCTAATAATAtagcttctatttccatgttcaTTCATGGCCCAAGATGAATATTGAACCTCAGGTCACATCTGCAGCATTCCTGttatagagagaaaaaaaacaaaataaggcaTATACCCTCCCCTGATGAGAAGTTgagtaatataatttttattgcattttatcaTGTACTGTGGTAACATTTTTGGTGGTTGAAATATTGtggtagaaaagagaaaacaggcaTCAAAGAACATCAGCCATCGCTACAACATAAACCAGGCACAATGCCTGGGCACAAATTCAGGTATTCTGACTCCCAGAACTATTGTTTCTCTCCATGTGAACAAAGTCATGTTCAATGACTTAATCTTCACCAGTGTAGAAATAATGACCTGTCAGAACAAACACAATGTATGCATTTTAGGGGAAAACTTCTTTTTACTGcaaatatttaacaaatataGTCTCCTGCAAGAAGCAATCATAGATAGACATCTTGAAATCTACCTTCCTGGtgctatagagatggctcagaggttaaaagtatctgttgctcttgcagaggacctgggctcagttcttAGCACttacatggtagcttacaacaaTCCATAACTCAAGTTGCATGGGATCTGATGacttcctctggccttcacaggtacCTGGCAGGAatatgatgcacagacatacatgcaggcaaaacatccatacatataaatTCCAAAATTAGAATTAatagattaataaataaaataaaatcaactttctttAGACTTATTAAACAGATCCTACAATACAGAAAATACTGGGTCTGAAAATCTTTCACAGAAACTCAATTCCATGTAAACACATTAGAGATTATGTACTGGTTTCCCTTGATTATTGCATGTTCTGATGTAATTAGTCACTAGTCTTCCCTGCATTCCTCTTTATATAAACTATAGTGCTTGATTCATTGTTTGTATGAACAAAGACAATTTTTTCAAAACATCTTTTAAATCTCGATATCTTATAGTCTTCTTGTTAACTGTTAGTAAAACTTAAAATACATGACTTACTCTCACTGTATTTATTTACCTGTTTACAGATTTTTATTAGATCAGTTTTAGGTTCATAGAATTTAGAAAAATACAGACATTTCCTGTGTTCCCTATCTCAGTGTCTGTATGCTCAACCCCACCCCTACTATCAAACTCTCTCACTAGACATGTCATTGTCACCCAAAGTCTATAACTTATTTTTTGATCTATTTTACGCGTTGAACAGAGGCTTGTCCATACACAAATGGATCACAACATATAGCCATCATGAGAGCACATTTTTGCTGCCCTAAAACTCTTCTGTTTCTCCAAGCACGGTGGTATACagccttaatcctagcacttagtggccagagacaggtgaatccctGATTTTTGAGACCAGCATGATCTACacagagtttcaggtcagccagtgCTACAAAGCGAGAccacttttgtttttgaaacctGATCATAGGAAGCTTAAAATACACTTAAATCGCCCAATTTAAGTGATTACCCTTTCAGGGGAATTTTTGTTTGTCACTAGTAGGGCATCATAACAGCACATCTGTGGACTCATTGGGTTAGAATATTCTGTTATACAGGAGCACCCCATGCATCGTAGGACACCTCACTGAATCGCtgacctctgcctccttagtgtcAGTGGCATAGCTGCCACACCACCCCCAGCCAGGTTAGACAAAGGAAAAACGTTCCCAAGCATTACTAAATGCTATACAGGCATAATCATCTCCTGTTAAGAAATACTAATAGATCTAATTCACCACAAGTAGTGTCCTCACTTCTGTGGTTCCCTACACCATCTTAAAGGATGTACTTTTCCATAAAGTTCCTGGTGTGCAGGTGAGTTGAGATCTCCTCACACAGTAAGTACTCTCCGAACCACGGGCGAGTTCTACTTTCACACATTTCTCGCCGGTTTCTGAAATTGTTTCCCACGGGGACTTCGAGGTCCTGCTTCCAGTAAGATGTTCTTCCTAATTAGGAAGGGGTGAGGATGAAGATCCCCAAGGACTCCCCACCTCTCGCCCTGGCTTCTCTCGGCAAGAACTTAAAGCTGTGCTTCCTGAGTTCTTGGTTTTCTGAGGAAGATCTGAGAGAAGAACctgctttgcttttatttctaattCACAGGAAGGTGAGGCTGTGGATCTCACATTTTCAAGTCGAAAGCTTCATGGGAACATATCCTCATGCTGTGATTCCACTGAGGCAGGAATCTGGGCCATAACTGGTCGATGTGTCTCCATCAAGTAACCCGGAAGCCATCATGAGCCAGGGCTATTCCCACAGAGTTGGCTGTGTCTTTAGAACATAAAACATCACCGTGCTCAGAACAGCAAAGTGACTGTGCCACTGGGGTGAGCTTTCTAGCCACCGGCTTAATTTAGCTGTGATAGTTTGTTCCACATGGGAAGTAAAGGGAATGATGCTATAAGACATGTGGCATTTCCCAGAGCATGCCTGAATATTTGAGAAAAACACCGTACTAGACTTTGGGTGGGACTCCGAAATGGATAACATGTGATATCATACCTCAGGGActtttgttcttttgttatttACTGAACACTTAAAATGAACAGAACTCCAGACCAAGAAGACTAGGTTATATACCAGCAATTCACTTATTCTCCTGACCTGTATTGAATGCTGTTTCTTAACTTTGACTTCTGTAAGCATTGGaaatgaagggaagaaaaaggCATACTCTATCCTCGGGAAACTCGCACTGCAACAGACACTATGGTTCAGAGTGGTAAATACTATGGTTGCCGAATGTCTCTAGAGAAGGCTGAGACGTTGCACGGACCTATGAACTAGGGGGAGAGATTGCTCATCTTTTACATATGCAAGACAGCAAGGGCCAGAACTTAGCTTATGGAAGAACAGGACCCCTAGGCTTTGTGTTCTCCTCCTCTGAGGTATGTGCTCCCTGCATGTTACAATTTGGATCTTGCATATCTGAAAACTTATAGAACTGTGTAGACATTGCAGAAGTCACTACCTGAGAACAGCCGAATGTGAAACGAGGACTTTGGCTGTTTTCAGTGGTTTCTTCTACAAGTAGCTTCCTGTGAGAATTTTCTAATAATCTAAGAATTTAAGTCTGCTCTCCACCATCTCTGTTTCTGTAAGGTGAATTCCCTCTGCCCTAGGGCAGGTCTTTATCACTTGTCTGAATCAGGGAGGGAGAAATATTTTATGATATGGGCAGATTCGTCTGGCTCCGAACCTCAGGTCTCTCTGGAGGAAACACTGAGTTAATGCAGTCTCAGCTAACTCGGGGGTAAAAAGCAGTTTTGAAGTTAGTATGGAGTCTGGGTAATGTCCTGAGGGGTTATATAGCTGGGCACTGAGGAAGGATGTTGGATCACTGCTGCTACACTGTTCTGAGAGTTAAGAGTGGAGAAAATCAACATGCCAGAAGAGAAAAGTAAATGGATGaaagtgaaggaaatgaaaaggTCAATAAGTATTCAAACATAGAATAAGGACAAGAATTAGGAGAAGAAATATAGTCACATGCCACATCTGTAATAGGCCCCTTAAGGGATACTGAGCATCAAGGGACCTCACCAGTACTATCTATTCTGAAACCACTGGTAGTAAGTATAAAAGGATGAGAAATTTTGTTCTGCAAACCAAGGAAAGTCATAACAAAAGATTGCAAGGGAAAGAATACTGAAAACACTCAAAAGCAATAGGAAAACATGCAACACAGATGAAAATGGTGTCCCTCCTTCATGAGGAAATATAACTTCTTAATAAGCCTTTCCTTCTTTGATCTGTTTCCAAAATCCTACATTCTGCATACAAAGTGACTTACTTATTCACCAGATAATAGACATTCTTGCTGATGTCCTATTGGCTGCAGGCTAAAACCCAAAGTCCCTAACAATCCTTCATACACTGGTGGTGGTCTCTCCTATAGCTTTACACTTTACCTCACTATTTCCCCAACTATTCCAACCACTTGCACTCTCGGTCCGTCTTCATggcaccctcttcctcctccacgtTCCTAACTCCTCGTCTTCCATATCATTTCAGATCCTACCACCCAGACTGCTTCCCATGGCTAATACACACAATGTGACTGAGTTCATTTTCCTGGGACTCTCTCCCAATAAAGAGGTGCAGAGAGTTTGCTTTGTGCTATTTCTGCTCCTGTACATGGCCATTGTGCTTGGGAATCTTCTCATGGTGGTCATTGTGGCAGCCAGCAGAAATCTTGGATCCCCAATGTACTACTTCCTCAGCTCCCTCTCCTTTGTGGAGATCTGTTATTCCTCCACGACAGCCCCCAAACTCATCTTGGATCTCCTAGCTGAAAAGAAATCCATATCTGTGTGGGGCTGCATGACACAGCTTTTCTTCATGCACTTCTTTGGTGGCATTGAGATGTTCCTGCTCACagtgatggcctatgaccgctatgtggccatctgcaagcCCCTGCACTACACCAGCATCATGAACCGGCAGGTGTGTGCAGTCCTCGTGGGAACAGCATGGACGGGAGGCTTTGTGCATTCCCTTGCCCAGGTCCTTCTCATCTTCCGCTTGCCCTTCTGTGGCCCCAATGTCATTGACCATTATTTTTGTGATGTGCTTCCTGTGCTTAAACTTGCCTGCTCAGACACCTTCCTCATTGGTCTGCTGATTGTTGTCAATGGAGGGACACTGTCTGTGATCAGCTTTGTGGTCCTCTTAGCATCCTACGTGGTCATCTTGTTCCACCTGAGAACTCAGAGTGCTGAGGGACGGCGCAAAGCTCTGTCCACCTGTGGGTCCCATGTCACTGTGGTTGTTATATTTTTCGCACCCTGTGTCTTCATCTATCTGAGACCGACAGCCACTCTTCCTATAGATAAAATGGTAACTGTGTTCTACACGGTGATAACTCCCCTCCTCAACCCTATCATCTATTCCCTGAGAAATGCAGAGGTGAAGAAAGCCATGAAGACTCTATGGATCAGGACAACAAAAGTAGATAAAAAATAGAGGCTGAATTTATTTATTGTCATGAATCTGAAATAATGTTGAACATAAACTGATGGGACAAATGAGTAGAAAGAAAATTAACAGGGCTTATTAGTTCTAGAGTTGTTCTGTATGTCCAccctaaatgttttattttaaacaccTGTAAAGTATTTCTGGTTATGTAAATATTATAATACAATAGCCACTTTAGAATGTTTCAAATCCTATAAATAATAATGTGAAAAATATGCAAAGGGAATTATCCAACTATAGACTCGCTCACTACAGTGAATTTACCTGTTGAAGAATATGAAGGCCTTTATCGCTCCGTGAAATTGAATTGCAAAGTGCTCCTCACAGAATCAAGACATTGTAATGAAGTACAGTAGAGgactggggatatggctcagctGCTAAAATGCTGATATCCATAAAGCCCTGGCTTTCATTGCCAGCACCCATAAActtggcatggtggtgcatgcctatgaTTTCAgcatccagaagctggaaacagaagAATCAGGACCTTGAGGCCATGCCTGGTTATGAAGATAGTCTTAAGCCAGCCTGAGATCTAAGAACCTGATTTAttctatatacatttttaattaataaaaatattttatttaaggttataattataacatttgcttttttccctttctgtgcTCTAAACTCTCCTATATCTATGTCCCAATTCCCCTTCAAGTGTACAGTCCCTTCTTTGACTAATTGCTATTGCATgcgtatatgtatatgcatatattcccAAACAGAACCTGTTCAGTCCACATAATCTAACTTGTATGTATATTTCAAGGCTGATAGTTGGGCACTGGACAATCTATTAATGTGCTTTTCCCTGAGAagacctcctctccctctcccactcccagatTTCCTCAATTGCCTAAAGTTCTTTGTGCAAGCCtcaagagcatgtgtgtgtgtgtgtgtgtgtgtgtgtgtgtattatgtgtgtgtgttttaaaactgTCTCAAGGTACCTCCTaacaatatatttattaatttcaaaagaaaacataCCATTTCCCACCCTCTTTACAATTGTCCAAAGTTCACATACCAAAATAAGGTAAATTGATGACATGTGCCTCCTAACAGTTATAACACCTCCTTTGTAGGAAACTTGGCCTGAATAATACATAACCCTGTAAAATAGTTACCTTTTACTCTTTAGAAGTATGACACTAAGAAAAATTgagtataataataatactcaaCTAATAATAATTGAGTATAATATGAGTTTAGACCCTGTATTAGATAAAGGCACCAGTGGGAGTGATGGGGGAAACTAGGACATAAGAAAGCTGTATAAATgctgattttcttattttaatgatTATGTGTTTCTTTCTTGGGGTTTAGGAATG
This Rattus norvegicus strain BN/NHsdMcwi chromosome 3, GRCr8, whole genome shotgun sequence DNA region includes the following protein-coding sequences:
- the Or4x13 gene encoding olfactory receptor Olr745, coding for MANTHNVTEFIFLGLSPNKEVQRVCFVLFLLLYMAIVLGNLLMVVIVAASRNLGSPMYYFLSSLSFVEICYSSTTAPKLILDLLAEKKSISVWGCMTQLFFMHFFGGIEMFLLTVMAYDRYVAICKPLHYTSIMNRQVCAVLVGTAWTGGFVHSLAQVLLIFRLPFCGPNVIDHYFCDVLPVLKLACSDTFLIGLLIVVNGGTLSVISFVVLLASYVVILFHLRTQSAEGRRKALSTCGSHVTVVVIFFAPCVFIYLRPTATLPIDKMVTVFYTVITPLLNPIIYSLRNAEVKKAMKTLWIRTTKVDKK